A single genomic interval of Litoreibacter ponti harbors:
- a CDS encoding rod-binding protein has protein sequence MSYSFFTSQGYFIEKFTNGESPVEILSGSLPTAVDQKVLARLDAAKGLEAAFIAEMLKSIAPDTSSQAFGGGIGEEQFQSFLFENQARAMVDRGGIGLAEQFVRSMERMP, from the coding sequence ATGAGTTACAGCTTCTTTACCTCTCAAGGTTATTTCATTGAAAAGTTTACAAATGGAGAATCTCCCGTGGAAATATTGTCGGGCTCGCTGCCAACGGCCGTTGACCAAAAGGTTTTAGCGCGATTAGACGCAGCCAAAGGTCTAGAGGCCGCATTTATTGCCGAAATGCTAAAATCAATAGCGCCTGACACAAGTAGTCAGGCTTTCGGTGGTGGGATTGGAGAGGAGCAATTCCAGTCTTTTCTATTCGAGAATCAAGCGCGCGCGATGGTAGATCGTGGTGGAATAGGGCTCGCGGAGCAGTTCGTGCGGAGCATGGAGAGGATGCCATAA
- a CDS encoding flagellar hook-length control protein FliK — protein sequence MTSILQIFFSNLQNPISNIVSKGEEQLSESIDAKDGTVGRLDAFQEMMDSEFEKTGSESNLPLLLSEDLTEAPHSPKSVLPQLDMVGSINDTDRNSITELQSFVQKGSDSKSAELIANTDSLAARDLVEQKIGFTSDSGPPQIIEGHDEIGESSKVETRIPTQVQVEPADEENRLSTESDGLIYISPIGAVEFVDQPIVTLFGRETPNRETTAENLDLAAGETSPGRFKQEAGIQVDEPSARPVTPLNFLTETLARSTSANQTSIDRDITASVSEAVTRDLLPGQLSPQKVRIEAAQSMPIVPTVPILASAAPISKASSSHLEGPRLSIAEMSANVTSEPTLAKSHSSDIKPAPITLNFATPARATFADVQKVFSSQLDLVEEPDVAFGASYAGSPTATGFQPSIAPQAAGPALPQSIGQQISLALEGSKKNDVEIRLEPEELGKIRIILSNRESGMTVAVFAEKAETLELMRRNSDALAEGMTDAGFDGADLQFGHGKTENQDSAEDTAIGPSDRNLSADDKMPPRNSPIQDGDGLDLRF from the coding sequence ATGACTTCAATTCTTCAGATCTTTTTCTCAAATCTCCAGAATCCGATCAGCAACATTGTCTCAAAAGGCGAAGAACAGTTATCAGAAAGTATTGATGCAAAAGATGGAACTGTTGGACGCCTAGATGCTTTTCAAGAAATGATGGATTCAGAATTCGAGAAAACTGGATCAGAGTCCAATCTTCCTCTGCTTTTGAGCGAAGATTTGACCGAGGCCCCTCATTCGCCAAAATCTGTTCTGCCTCAGTTGGATATGGTGGGATCAATCAATGATACCGACCGGAATTCTATCACGGAACTACAAAGCTTCGTTCAGAAAGGTTCGGATTCGAAATCTGCTGAACTCATCGCGAATACTGATAGCCTCGCGGCAAGAGATTTAGTTGAACAAAAAATTGGTTTCACATCCGATAGCGGCCCACCACAGATAATAGAGGGTCATGATGAAATCGGGGAGAGTTCAAAGGTCGAAACGCGCATACCGACGCAGGTGCAAGTTGAGCCCGCCGATGAGGAAAATCGCCTTTCGACAGAATCAGATGGCTTGATCTATATATCGCCTATTGGTGCTGTTGAATTCGTGGACCAGCCTATTGTGACCCTATTTGGTCGAGAAACGCCGAATCGCGAAACGACCGCGGAAAATCTGGACCTCGCCGCCGGTGAAACCTCACCCGGAAGGTTCAAGCAAGAAGCTGGTATTCAGGTTGATGAGCCATCGGCTCGACCAGTCACGCCGCTCAACTTTTTGACAGAAACATTGGCGAGATCAACCAGCGCAAATCAAACCTCCATAGATCGGGATATAACCGCTTCCGTCTCTGAAGCAGTTACGAGAGATCTTTTGCCGGGACAGCTCTCACCACAGAAGGTAAGAATTGAGGCAGCTCAGTCGATGCCAATCGTGCCTACCGTCCCAATTTTGGCATCAGCAGCTCCTATTTCGAAGGCATCTTCGAGCCATCTAGAAGGTCCACGGCTCTCAATCGCCGAGATGTCGGCGAACGTAACTTCGGAGCCAACCTTGGCCAAATCGCACTCCAGCGATATCAAACCCGCGCCAATTACCCTCAACTTCGCCACGCCCGCTCGGGCTACATTTGCCGACGTCCAGAAGGTGTTTTCGTCGCAACTAGATCTCGTTGAAGAGCCAGATGTCGCATTCGGGGCCTCCTATGCGGGCAGCCCCACAGCGACCGGGTTTCAGCCTAGCATAGCACCGCAAGCAGCGGGCCCTGCTCTGCCTCAAAGCATTGGACAGCAAATCTCCCTTGCGCTGGAGGGTTCCAAAAAAAACGATGTCGAGATCAGGCTGGAGCCTGAGGAGCTTGGCAAAATTAGGATCATCCTTTCAAACAGGGAAAGCGGCATGACGGTAGCCGTTTTTGCCGAAAAGGCGGAAACCCTGGAGCTGATGCGTCGCAACTCCGACGCATTGGCGGAAGGCATGACCGACGCTGGTTTTGACGGGGCAGATCTTCAGTTCGGTCACGGGAAAACTGAAAATCAGGACTCTGCCGAAGACACTGCAATCGGGCCATCCGACAGAAACCTCTCAGCGGATGACAAGATGCCACCACGCAACTCTCCAATCCAAGACGGCGACGGCTTGGACTTAAGGTTTTGA
- a CDS encoding flagellar hook capping FlgD N-terminal domain-containing protein has product MEVTPNPTAIQTASTPPVQTNDRDALSSDFETFITMLTVQMENQDPLNPLDSQDFATQLATFSGVEQQVKTNELLDTLNTQFLSSSLGDMASWVGMNARLAAPAHFDGEPISIVANPPSFAERSELVVYNDQGIEVQRSSIPVSDDEISWDGTGANGTTLASGTYSFEVIAYSNDEIIDVHTPDLFTEVLEVRSIDGQAVIATEGGHLHPASIVSGLR; this is encoded by the coding sequence ATGGAAGTAACACCCAATCCGACGGCGATCCAGACTGCCAGCACGCCTCCTGTTCAGACGAACGATCGCGATGCACTGTCCTCGGATTTCGAAACATTCATCACGATGCTAACGGTTCAAATGGAAAACCAGGACCCGCTCAACCCGTTGGATTCACAGGATTTCGCAACCCAGCTTGCAACGTTTTCCGGAGTGGAGCAGCAGGTGAAGACCAACGAGTTGCTGGATACGTTGAACACGCAGTTCCTGTCGTCTTCACTTGGGGACATGGCCAGCTGGGTTGGAATGAACGCTCGTCTGGCGGCTCCGGCGCATTTTGATGGTGAACCGATCTCGATCGTCGCAAACCCTCCGAGCTTCGCAGAAAGGTCAGAACTTGTCGTGTACAACGACCAGGGAATCGAGGTGCAGCGTTCTAGCATACCGGTTTCCGACGACGAAATCTCATGGGATGGCACCGGCGCGAACGGAACGACTTTGGCGTCCGGCACCTATTCCTTTGAGGTCATCGCGTACAGCAACGATGAAATAATCGATGTCCATACGCCCGACCTTTTCACTGAGGTTCTAGAGGTCCGTTCCATCGATGGCCAAGCGGTCATCGCGACAGAGGGGGGGCATTTGCATCCCGCGTCGATTGTCAGCGGGCTCAGGTGA
- the ubiB gene encoding 2-polyprenylphenol 6-hydroxylase, protein MRGPHNVWRLIRTGATLERTGAMGLVLDAFQAPPALRMIARILGWPFKWLGLKGDPNMPPATRALTALGPAYIKFGQILSTRPDMVGDELAVQLRVLQDKLPPFSTDVAKATVETELGAPVEILFSEFSEPVAAASIAQVHRARLRETGEEVAVKVLRPKIEKAFRKDIDAFYLAASVIEMFSPSSRRLHPTDVIKHFDGVVQGELDLRLEAAAAGEYAATTENDAGFVVPRTYFHKSSKSVMTLEWAEGIPFGDSELVEAAGHDRRALGERVLQLFLRQALNDGYFHADMHQGNLKVSAAGEIIAYDFGIMGRIDEYTRRVYAEILMGFIQKNYRRVAEVHFEAGYVPADRDIDEFAQALRAVGEPIFGMDATQISMGHLLAYLFEVTERFGMETRTELILLQRTMVVVEGVARSMHPQINIWQVARPVVEDYIKQNIGPRALLRDLVATAQVLGRFGPRLPNLMEQALAERTRAPVKESRSRIWPDIGLVGLGAGITLLIILVAQAI, encoded by the coding sequence GTGCGCGGACCTCACAACGTATGGCGGCTGATCCGCACCGGCGCGACGCTTGAACGGACCGGCGCGATGGGCCTCGTGTTGGACGCGTTTCAGGCACCCCCTGCGTTGCGGATGATCGCGCGCATTCTGGGATGGCCGTTCAAGTGGCTTGGGCTCAAGGGGGATCCGAACATGCCGCCTGCGACCCGTGCGCTGACTGCGCTCGGGCCTGCCTATATCAAATTTGGTCAAATCCTTTCGACCCGTCCCGACATGGTTGGCGATGAACTGGCCGTCCAGCTTCGCGTTCTGCAAGACAAGCTGCCGCCCTTTTCGACCGATGTGGCGAAAGCCACGGTCGAGACTGAGCTTGGTGCGCCGGTCGAGATACTTTTCTCGGAATTCTCTGAACCGGTGGCAGCGGCGTCAATCGCGCAGGTTCATCGCGCACGCCTTCGAGAGACCGGAGAAGAGGTCGCCGTGAAGGTCCTGCGCCCGAAGATCGAAAAGGCATTCCGTAAGGACATCGACGCGTTCTACCTTGCCGCGAGTGTGATCGAGATGTTTTCGCCATCGTCGCGGCGCTTGCACCCCACCGATGTGATCAAGCATTTCGACGGTGTCGTGCAGGGAGAGCTGGACCTGCGGCTCGAAGCAGCGGCGGCTGGCGAATACGCGGCCACGACCGAAAACGATGCCGGTTTCGTGGTGCCAAGGACCTATTTTCATAAATCGAGCAAGAGCGTCATGACGCTCGAATGGGCCGAGGGCATTCCTTTTGGCGACTCAGAGTTGGTGGAGGCCGCGGGCCACGATCGCCGCGCGCTTGGCGAGCGGGTCCTGCAATTGTTTCTGCGGCAAGCCCTGAACGATGGTTACTTCCACGCCGATATGCACCAAGGCAACCTGAAGGTCAGCGCGGCGGGCGAGATCATTGCCTATGATTTTGGAATTATGGGTCGGATCGACGAATACACGCGCCGGGTCTACGCTGAAATCCTGATGGGCTTCATCCAGAAAAACTATCGCCGTGTCGCTGAGGTGCATTTCGAGGCCGGCTACGTTCCCGCCGATCGCGATATCGATGAGTTCGCACAGGCCTTGCGGGCGGTCGGCGAGCCGATTTTCGGCATGGATGCGACCCAGATCTCGATGGGCCATCTGCTCGCCTATCTCTTCGAGGTGACCGAGCGCTTTGGAATGGAAACCCGCACCGAGCTGATCCTATTGCAACGTACGATGGTCGTGGTCGAAGGCGTCGCCCGTTCGATGCATCCTCAGATCAATATCTGGCAGGTCGCCCGCCCTGTCGTCGAGGATTACATCAAGCAAAATATCGGCCCACGGGCATTGCTGCGCGACTTGGTTGCCACGGCGCAGGTTCTGGGCCGATTTGGCCCGAGACTTCCAAATCTGATGGAGCAGGCGCTTGCCGAGAGGACACGCGCTCCAGTCAAGGAAAGCAGGTCTCGGATCTGGCCCGATATTGGCCTCGTCGGTCTTGGCGCGGGTATCACTCTGCTGATCATTCTGGTTGCGCAGGCAATCTGA
- the ubiE gene encoding bifunctional demethylmenaquinone methyltransferase/2-methoxy-6-polyprenyl-1,4-benzoquinol methylase UbiE — translation MTESEQKTTHFGRQSVPEDQKAGMVHGVFTNVASKYDVMNDVMSGGVHRLWKDAMMDWLAPRPGQRLLDVAGGTGDISFRFLKRAGDAEAVVLDMTEQMLVEGRKRAEAEALSDRLDWIVGDAMALPFDDNSFDVYTISFGIRNVTRIPDALSEAYRVLRPGGRLMVLEFSQLPNPMMQKAYDLYSFNVIPRMGQAIAGDRDSYQYLVESIRNFPDQESFAAMIRAAGFENVSFRNMTFGVAALHAGWKI, via the coding sequence ATGACCGAGAGCGAACAGAAAACCACTCATTTTGGCCGACAATCCGTGCCGGAGGACCAAAAGGCCGGGATGGTGCATGGCGTGTTTACCAACGTGGCCTCCAAATACGACGTCATGAACGATGTCATGTCCGGGGGCGTTCACCGCCTTTGGAAGGACGCCATGATGGATTGGCTTGCGCCGCGCCCGGGCCAACGGCTCTTGGACGTCGCAGGCGGCACCGGAGATATTTCGTTTCGTTTTCTCAAGCGTGCGGGCGATGCCGAAGCGGTGGTGCTCGATATGACCGAGCAGATGCTTGTTGAGGGCCGCAAACGCGCCGAGGCTGAAGCCCTGTCCGACCGTCTGGACTGGATCGTCGGCGACGCGATGGCTCTGCCATTTGATGACAATTCGTTCGATGTCTACACGATCAGCTTTGGGATCCGGAACGTCACGCGCATTCCTGATGCCCTTTCCGAGGCGTATCGCGTGCTGCGCCCTGGCGGACGACTGATGGTTCTGGAGTTCTCGCAACTGCCTAATCCGATGATGCAAAAAGCCTACGATCTGTATTCGTTCAACGTCATCCCACGGATGGGCCAGGCAATTGCGGGGGATCGCGATAGCTATCAGTACTTGGTGGAGTCCATCCGCAATTTTCCCGACCAAGAGAGCTTCGCCGCGATGATCCGCGCTGCCGGGTTCGAGAATGTGAGCTTCCGCAACATGACATTTGGCGTCGCGGCGCTCCATGCAGGCTGGAAAATCTAG
- the mutM gene encoding bifunctional DNA-formamidopyrimidine glycosylase/DNA-(apurinic or apyrimidinic site) lyase gives MPELPEVETVRRGLQPVMEGKTIARADVMRPDLRWPLPDRMAERLTGRRITAMRRRSKYILLDLDSAESLIIHLGMSGRMQIDSEPSADFHHNPTIALKHDHVIFHMENGTRIAFNDARRFGAMDLAPTDQLENHWLIEKLGPEPFGNTFNEDYLVEKLRHKNSPIKSALLDQRLVAGLGNIYVCEVLFRTGISPKRKASAISKARVASLVPAIRDVLSEAIESGGSSLRDHRQTNGELGYFQHNFSVYDREGETCRTEGCGTKIARIVQSGRSSFYCPTCQR, from the coding sequence GTGCCGGAACTGCCTGAAGTCGAGACCGTGCGCCGTGGCCTACAACCCGTGATGGAAGGCAAAACTATTGCGCGGGCCGACGTGATGCGGCCGGACCTGCGTTGGCCGTTGCCCGATCGCATGGCGGAGCGTTTAACCGGGCGCCGGATCACCGCGATGCGGCGACGCTCGAAATACATTCTGCTGGATCTCGACAGCGCAGAGTCGCTCATTATCCACCTCGGGATGTCCGGCCGCATGCAGATCGATTCAGAGCCTAGCGCGGACTTCCACCACAACCCGACGATCGCGTTGAAACATGATCACGTGATTTTTCATATGGAAAACGGCACCCGCATCGCTTTCAACGACGCACGGCGCTTCGGCGCCATGGACCTTGCACCGACCGATCAACTGGAAAATCACTGGCTGATCGAAAAGCTTGGACCAGAGCCTTTCGGAAACACGTTCAACGAAGACTACCTCGTCGAGAAGCTGAGGCACAAAAACTCGCCCATCAAGTCCGCTCTGCTCGATCAAAGACTGGTTGCGGGGCTGGGCAATATCTACGTGTGCGAGGTGCTGTTTCGCACAGGGATATCGCCGAAAAGGAAGGCGAGCGCGATCAGCAAAGCCCGCGTTGCCTCCCTGGTGCCCGCCATTCGGGATGTGCTTTCCGAAGCAATCGAGTCCGGCGGATCGTCCTTGCGCGACCATCGTCAGACCAACGGGGAGCTTGGTTATTTCCAGCACAATTTTTCGGTCTATGATCGGGAAGGCGAGACCTGCAGAACGGAGGGGTGCGGCACGAAAATTGCTCGGATCGTGCAGTCGGGTCGCTCCAGCTTTTACTGCCCAACATGTCAAAGATGA
- a CDS encoding enoyl-CoA hydratase encodes MAFKTIIVEIEEHIALIKLNRPDALNALNSELLSELGEALKDARTNDKVRCIVLTGSEKAFAAGADITEMQDLSFVDVFGDDLFSDFPKEFERVRKPIIAAVSGYALGGGCELAMMCDFIICSDTAKFGQPEINLGVMAGLGGSQRLTRFVGKSKSMDMHLTGRFMDAEEAERSGLVSRVVPAKKLVSEAMAAAAKIAEKSQLASMAVKESVNRSYEGSLSDGLLFERRLFHSLFATEDQSEGMSAFAEKREPQFRDK; translated from the coding sequence ATGGCGTTCAAGACTATCATCGTCGAAATCGAAGAGCATATCGCGCTCATCAAGCTCAATCGCCCCGATGCGCTCAACGCGCTCAATTCAGAGTTGCTGAGCGAGCTGGGCGAGGCTCTCAAAGATGCCCGCACCAACGACAAAGTCCGCTGTATCGTTCTGACCGGCTCGGAAAAGGCTTTTGCGGCCGGGGCTGATATCACCGAAATGCAGGATCTGAGCTTCGTGGACGTGTTCGGCGACGACTTGTTTTCCGACTTCCCGAAAGAGTTCGAGCGCGTTCGCAAGCCCATCATTGCCGCCGTCAGCGGGTATGCCCTTGGCGGCGGGTGCGAGCTTGCGATGATGTGCGACTTCATCATCTGCTCCGACACCGCGAAATTCGGCCAGCCGGAGATCAATCTTGGCGTGATGGCGGGGCTTGGCGGCAGTCAACGTTTGACCCGCTTCGTCGGAAAATCGAAATCAATGGACATGCACCTGACAGGCCGCTTCATGGACGCCGAAGAAGCGGAGCGCTCCGGCCTGGTGAGCCGCGTGGTGCCCGCCAAGAAACTCGTGTCCGAAGCGATGGCCGCAGCCGCAAAAATCGCGGAGAAATCGCAGCTGGCGTCCATGGCCGTGAAGGAATCGGTCAATCGCAGCTACGAGGGCTCTCTGAGCGACGGGCTGCTCTTCGAGCGGCGCTTGTTCCACTCGCTTTTCGCGACGGAGGATCAGTCCGAGGGCATGTCCGCCTTCGCTGAAAAACGCGAGCCTCAATTCCGCGACAAGTAG
- the rpsT gene encoding 30S ribosomal protein S20, producing MANSPQAKKRARQTERRTAVNKARRSRIRTFLRTVEEAIASGDASVAKEALKSAQPELMRGVSKGVVHKNTAARKMSRLSSRVKALG from the coding sequence ATGGCAAATTCGCCTCAAGCTAAGAAACGCGCGCGCCAGACCGAGCGCCGCACCGCCGTGAACAAGGCGCGCCGCTCGCGCATCCGCACTTTCCTTCGCACCGTCGAAGAGGCCATCGCGTCCGGTGATGCCTCTGTTGCGAAAGAAGCGCTGAAGTCCGCGCAGCCTGAGCTGATGCGCGGTGTCTCCAAGGGCGTTGTCCATAAGAACACAGCTGCGCGGAAAATGTCGCGCTTGTCCTCGCGGGTGAAGGCACTCGGCTAA
- a CDS encoding rhodanese-like domain-containing protein, whose amino-acid sequence MSTDTGPAVQELLPAHTWDRLEKDPNAVLIDVRTKAEWSFVGKPDLSSLNRSVITIEWCEYPDMSVNPRFVEEVKEALDGSHPSAIFFICRSGARSMNAARAVSASSGDLPGTPDLFNVAEGFEGDLDSQERRGGLNGWKAQGLPWRQS is encoded by the coding sequence ATGAGCACGGACACTGGTCCGGCTGTGCAAGAGCTGCTGCCAGCGCACACGTGGGACCGTTTGGAAAAAGATCCAAATGCCGTGCTTATCGACGTCAGGACAAAGGCCGAATGGTCCTTTGTAGGGAAGCCTGATCTGTCGAGCTTGAACCGTTCGGTCATCACGATCGAATGGTGTGAGTATCCGGATATGTCCGTAAATCCGCGGTTCGTTGAAGAAGTGAAAGAGGCCCTGGATGGCAGCCACCCATCCGCGATCTTTTTCATCTGTAGGTCCGGTGCGCGTTCGATGAACGCGGCCAGGGCAGTCTCGGCATCGTCCGGTGACCTGCCCGGCACCCCTGACCTCTTCAATGTGGCCGAAGGATTTGAGGGCGATCTGGATTCGCAAGAACGACGGGGGGGCCTGAACGGTTGGAAGGCCCAGGGATTGCCATGGCGGCAGTCCTGA
- the dnaA gene encoding chromosomal replication initiator protein DnaA produces the protein MTNDTWGQARESLQTAIGKNNYQTWIEPLTFVSCEDGVAEFGVQTSFQGDWVSRNFGEEMLRQFDKLDAGVDRLRFSVQPKRSAPAKQAQAPEEFARPQAPKPQKKATATEEALLGAPLDKRFTFDRFVVGKPNELAHAAARRVAEGGPVSFNPLFLYGGVGLGKTHLMHAIAWELQQRSPELRVVYLSAEQFMYRFIQALRDRQMMDFKSLFRSVDVLMVDDVQFIAGKDSTQDEFFHTFNALIDQQKQIIISADRAPGEIDGLEERIRSRLQWGLVVDLHPTDYELRLGILQQKVEQYRSQYQELKISDGVLEFLAHRISNNVRVLEGALTRLFALASLVGREITLEMAQESLADILRQSDRKVTMDEIMRKICDYYNVRMSDLLSPKRSRNIARPRQMAMWLAKHLTQRSYPEIGKRFGNRDHTTVIHAVRKIEELKAQDSQVAEDAELLRRMLEA, from the coding sequence ATGACAAACGACACCTGGGGCCAAGCGCGCGAGTCACTGCAAACCGCAATTGGGAAGAACAACTATCAAACGTGGATTGAACCACTGACCTTTGTATCATGCGAGGATGGGGTCGCCGAGTTCGGCGTGCAGACCAGTTTCCAAGGCGACTGGGTTTCCCGAAATTTCGGCGAAGAGATGCTGCGCCAGTTCGATAAGCTGGATGCCGGCGTCGACCGGCTACGTTTCTCCGTTCAACCAAAGCGATCCGCACCAGCCAAACAAGCGCAAGCCCCCGAAGAGTTCGCCCGCCCCCAAGCCCCAAAACCACAAAAGAAGGCGACCGCGACGGAAGAGGCCCTTCTGGGCGCGCCGCTCGACAAACGGTTCACGTTTGATCGTTTCGTGGTCGGCAAACCCAACGAACTGGCCCACGCCGCCGCGCGCCGTGTCGCCGAAGGCGGGCCAGTCAGCTTCAACCCCTTGTTTCTCTACGGCGGCGTAGGTCTTGGTAAAACGCACCTGATGCATGCCATCGCGTGGGAACTGCAGCAACGCTCGCCCGAACTGCGCGTAGTCTACCTGTCGGCGGAACAGTTCATGTACCGCTTCATCCAGGCCCTGCGCGACCGCCAGATGATGGATTTCAAAAGCCTGTTCCGCTCCGTCGACGTGCTGATGGTTGATGACGTGCAGTTCATCGCGGGCAAGGACAGCACGCAGGACGAGTTTTTTCACACGTTCAACGCGCTGATCGACCAGCAGAAACAAATCATCATCTCCGCAGATCGCGCACCGGGTGAGATCGACGGGCTGGAAGAGCGCATCCGCTCTCGCCTGCAATGGGGCTTGGTGGTCGACCTGCACCCGACCGACTACGAGCTTCGCCTCGGCATCCTTCAGCAAAAGGTAGAGCAGTACCGCAGCCAGTATCAGGAGCTGAAAATCTCCGACGGCGTTCTGGAATTTCTCGCACACCGCATTTCCAACAATGTCCGCGTGCTTGAGGGTGCTTTGACCCGCCTTTTCGCGCTGGCGTCACTGGTCGGGCGTGAAATCACGCTTGAGATGGCACAAGAAAGCCTCGCCGACATCCTGCGTCAGTCCGACCGCAAGGTCACGATGGACGAAATCATGCGCAAGATTTGTGACTACTACAATGTGCGCATGTCCGACCTGCTTTCGCCCAAACGCTCACGCAACATCGCGCGCCCGCGTCAGATGGCAATGTGGCTGGCCAAGCACCTGACCCAGCGCTCCTATCCCGAGATCGGCAAGCGCTTCGGCAACCGGGACCACACCACCGTGATCCATGCCGTACGCAAGATCGAAGAGCTGAAAGCGCAAGATAGCCAGGTTGCCGAAGACGCAGAGCTTCTGCGGCGGATGCTGGAAGCCTAA
- the dnaN gene encoding DNA polymerase III subunit beta encodes MKISVERGTLLKAVGQAQSVVERRNTIPILANVLIEAEGDSVSFRATDLDIEVVDKAPAQVERPGATTVSATTLHEIVRKLPDGALVVLTDDGSSGRLTVEAGRSNFSLATLPKEDFPVMASSEYQSNFSAPAPMLRRLFDKSKFAISTEETRYYLNGVYMHVADADGGKSLRCVATDGHRLARIDADLPDGAADMPGVIVPRKTVAELRKLLDDDEMQIAVSVSETKVRFATPDITLTSKVIDGTFPDYTRVIPQGNTRKLEVDAAEFARAVDRVATVSSERSRAVKLALDEDRLILSVNAPDSGAAEEELAVAYGDERLEIGFNAKYLLEIAGQVDRENAVFMFNSAGDPTLMREGNDQSAVYVVMPMRV; translated from the coding sequence ATGAAAATCAGTGTCGAGCGTGGAACTCTGCTCAAAGCTGTCGGTCAGGCGCAATCGGTGGTCGAGCGCCGCAACACCATCCCGATCCTGGCGAACGTATTGATCGAAGCCGAAGGCGACAGCGTCAGCTTCCGCGCCACGGATCTTGACATCGAAGTGGTCGACAAAGCCCCCGCACAGGTCGAGCGTCCCGGCGCCACGACTGTGTCCGCCACTACGTTGCACGAAATCGTGCGCAAACTTCCAGATGGCGCGCTGGTCGTGCTGACCGATGACGGCTCGTCGGGTCGACTGACGGTCGAAGCCGGCCGTTCAAACTTCTCGCTCGCGACTTTGCCCAAGGAAGATTTTCCCGTCATGGCCTCGTCCGAGTATCAGTCCAACTTCTCCGCGCCAGCCCCGATGCTGCGGCGCTTGTTCGACAAGTCGAAATTCGCGATCTCGACCGAAGAAACCCGCTATTACCTCAACGGCGTCTATATGCATGTCGCCGATGCCGATGGTGGCAAGTCCCTGCGCTGCGTCGCAACAGACGGCCACCGCCTTGCGCGCATTGATGCCGATCTGCCGGATGGCGCGGCGGACATGCCTGGCGTGATCGTCCCGCGCAAGACCGTCGCAGAGCTTCGCAAGCTGCTTGATGATGACGAGATGCAGATCGCTGTTTCCGTGTCCGAAACCAAAGTTCGTTTTGCGACACCCGATATCACGCTGACGTCCAAAGTGATCGACGGCACCTTCCCCGATTACACTCGGGTGATCCCGCAGGGTAACACGCGCAAGCTTGAGGTAGATGCTGCGGAGTTCGCACGGGCCGTGGACCGGGTCGCGACCGTGTCATCCGAGCGCTCCCGCGCGGTTAAACTGGCGCTCGACGAAGACCGATTGATCCTGTCCGTCAACGCGCCTGACAGCGGCGCGGCAGAGGAAGAGCTTGCAGTGGCCTACGGCGATGAGCGGTTGGAAATTGGCTTCAATGCCAAATACTTGCTGGAAATCGCAGGTCAGGTTGACCGTGAGAATGCCGTGTTCATGTTCAACTCCGCGGGTGACCCGACGCTGATGCGCGAAGGCAATGATCAATCCGCGGTTTACGTCGTGATGCCGATGCGCGTCTGA